From one Candidatus Eremiobacteraceae bacterium genomic stretch:
- a CDS encoding metallophosphoesterase family protein produces the protein MRFGIVSDIHANLEALDAVLAEIDAAEVDALLCLGDIVGYGPNPNECCDRLRGRNCIAIAGNHDEAAVSGKGAEYFNPLAHEALVWTQETLSSVNRDYLQALGRDRRFDGAAAGDLKGGFALVHGAPVFHFDYILDVMDAQRAFERVEAPVTFFGHTHVAEVYYQDLEGRAFQQKLLHGGRIDLAPSYRYLINPGSVGQPRDHNPQASYAVLDTVANAVEVRRVSYDVGVVQERIEHAHLPAQLATRLATGY, from the coding sequence TCACGCCAACCTCGAAGCTCTTGACGCCGTTCTCGCTGAGATCGATGCGGCCGAGGTCGACGCTTTGCTTTGCCTCGGCGACATCGTCGGCTACGGACCAAACCCGAACGAATGCTGCGACCGCCTTCGCGGACGCAATTGCATCGCCATCGCGGGAAACCACGACGAAGCGGCCGTCTCGGGCAAAGGCGCAGAATATTTCAATCCGCTCGCGCACGAAGCGCTGGTTTGGACCCAAGAAACGCTGTCATCCGTTAACCGCGATTATCTCCAGGCGCTCGGGCGGGACCGCCGGTTCGACGGAGCGGCTGCGGGCGATCTAAAGGGCGGATTCGCGCTCGTTCACGGCGCGCCGGTGTTTCACTTCGATTACATCCTCGACGTCATGGACGCACAGCGCGCCTTCGAACGCGTCGAGGCGCCGGTCACGTTCTTCGGGCACACGCACGTGGCCGAAGTCTACTATCAAGACCTCGAAGGACGGGCGTTTCAACAAAAATTGCTGCACGGGGGGCGCATCGACTTGGCGCCGTCCTACCGTTACCTCATCAATCCGGGTAGCGTGGGCCAGCCCCGCGACCACAATCCTCAAGCATCGTATGCAGTGCTCGACACGGTCGCGAATGCCGTAGAAGTGCGGCGCGTCTCGTACGACGTCGGCGTCGTGCAGGAGCGAATCGAGCACGCGCATCTACCGGCCCAGTTGGCCACCCGGTTGGCCACCGGCTACTGA
- a CDS encoding PaaI family thioesterase produces the protein MSPQLQDDRRCFACGPENPNGLHMQFEYGDGVATCTVEPGQAFAGWSNIMHGGIVATLLDEAMAHATLTTGERAVTARLEVRFRKPVPTGDSLVVEGRVTGRRGRVLEVSGVLRGADGTVYANAQSRFVTELSPDG, from the coding sequence ATGAGCCCGCAACTGCAGGACGACCGGCGCTGTTTTGCGTGCGGTCCTGAAAACCCGAACGGATTGCACATGCAGTTCGAATACGGCGACGGTGTCGCGACCTGCACCGTCGAGCCGGGTCAGGCGTTCGCAGGATGGAGCAACATCATGCACGGCGGCATCGTGGCCACGCTTTTGGACGAGGCGATGGCGCACGCCACGCTCACGACCGGTGAGCGGGCGGTCACGGCGCGGCTCGAGGTGCGCTTCCGCAAACCAGTGCCGACGGGTGATTCGCTTGTGGTGGAAGGCCGCGTGACCGGACGGCGCGGACGCGTGCTCGAAGTTTCGGGTGTCCTGCGCGGCGCGGACGGCACGGTTTATGCCAACGCTCAGTCGCGGTTCGTCACGGAGCTTTCGCCGGATGGCTGA
- the smpB gene encoding SsrA-binding protein SmpB — translation MAEETGIKPIAANRRAYHDYFILDKFEAGIALTGTEVKSLRVNGCSLVDGYANIRNGEVWLLNVHVPPYQQGSFFSQHEARRDRKLLLHSREIKRAVSDLQEKGLSLVPLRVYFKRGLVKVELGLGRGKKQYDKREAIKEREARREVERVARRA, via the coding sequence ATGGCTGAGGAAACGGGCATCAAGCCGATCGCGGCAAACCGGCGCGCCTATCACGACTATTTCATCCTCGACAAATTCGAAGCCGGCATCGCGCTAACCGGTACTGAAGTCAAGAGTTTGCGCGTGAACGGGTGCTCGCTCGTGGACGGATACGCGAACATCAGGAACGGCGAAGTCTGGCTGCTCAACGTGCACGTGCCGCCATACCAACAGGGTTCGTTTTTTTCGCAGCACGAGGCGCGCCGCGATCGAAAGCTGCTTCTCCACAGCCGCGAGATCAAGCGCGCCGTGTCCGATCTTCAAGAAAAGGGATTGTCGCTCGTGCCGCTGCGCGTCTATTTCAAACGCGGCCTTGTCAAAGTGGAGCTCGGCCTAGGACGCGGGAAAAAACAATACGACAAACGCGAAGCCATCAAAGAACGCGAAGCGCGCCGGGAAGTCGAGCGCGTCGCCCGCCGCGCCTAA
- the tilS gene encoding tRNA lysidine(34) synthetase TilS: MMASSPSGAIANASTIAVACSGGSDSAAALLETRKLAPHADVVACYVDHGVRPRASIDRDIAAVRAQAMAVGARTLVAHLHLRATGAGTSEAALRKARYAALTVMAKRVRASLIVTGHHGGDVAEWVLIAMMRGSGVDGLAVMPESRQVARGITLVRPLLRESKSGLADAVRRMRLPVSVDETNAQPRYARNLVRSFLAAWSARGAAPDKTLARSALLLAEDRAELDTLARTELDRARSRKVRAALNTPVLRVLTPALLRRVVRMIVRDTAGTPLDFSLAHCDAIVRAIREGRGGEFHAGNAKVVLSAGLLRVAPRVPCRRASIARPKKRVSAAHPPTNDDEIGAIHSVRLRAASLPASPNFTVRLSVPGDTCVPSGRRNPVSLARFLAKEGIPRDLRASVPLLCIDGRIAAALGVRIMEPFTPICGEATVDVTWKSAALSGQGGLTDIFNMKHSPP, from the coding sequence ATGATGGCATCTTCCCCATCCGGCGCGATCGCAAATGCGTCAACTATTGCGGTCGCCTGCTCGGGCGGATCGGATAGCGCGGCTGCTCTGCTTGAAACGCGCAAGCTCGCGCCGCACGCCGACGTCGTCGCGTGCTACGTGGATCACGGCGTGCGCCCACGCGCTTCCATCGATCGCGATATCGCAGCCGTTCGCGCTCAGGCGATGGCGGTTGGCGCCCGCACGCTGGTCGCGCACCTTCACTTGCGCGCTACGGGTGCCGGCACTTCCGAGGCGGCGTTGCGCAAAGCGCGTTATGCCGCACTTACCGTGATGGCGAAGCGCGTCCGTGCTTCGCTGATCGTCACGGGCCACCACGGCGGCGACGTCGCCGAATGGGTCCTCATCGCGATGATGCGGGGGAGCGGCGTCGACGGGCTAGCCGTGATGCCCGAAAGCAGGCAAGTCGCGCGCGGCATCACGCTGGTGCGGCCGCTCTTGCGCGAGTCGAAATCCGGCTTAGCGGACGCCGTGCGCAGGATGCGTCTGCCCGTCTCCGTCGACGAAACGAACGCGCAGCCGCGCTATGCGCGCAATCTCGTGCGGTCATTTCTTGCAGCGTGGTCCGCGCGTGGCGCTGCACCCGACAAAACGCTGGCGAGATCCGCGCTGCTGTTGGCCGAAGACCGCGCGGAGCTGGATACGCTCGCGCGGACGGAACTCGACCGCGCCCGTTCTCGCAAAGTCCGCGCAGCGCTCAACACGCCCGTGCTTCGCGTGCTGACGCCCGCGCTGCTGCGTCGAGTCGTAAGGATGATCGTCCGCGATACGGCGGGCACGCCGTTGGATTTTTCGTTGGCTCACTGTGACGCGATCGTTCGTGCGATTCGTGAGGGCCGCGGCGGCGAGTTCCACGCCGGCAACGCGAAAGTGGTCTTGTCCGCCGGCTTGCTCCGGGTCGCCCCGCGAGTACCCTGTAGGAGGGCGAGCATCGCTCGCCCAAAAAAAAGGGTGAGCGCTGCTCACCCTCCTACAAACGACGACGAAATCGGCGCGATCCATTCAGTCCGCTTGCGCGCTGCGTCGCTGCCCGCGTCGCCGAACTTCACGGTGAGGCTGTCGGTTCCAGGCGACACATGCGTGCCGTCGGGTCGCCGGAATCCCGTGTCGCTCGCTCGCTTCCTCGCCAAGGAGGGCATTCCGCGCGATCTGCGCGCGTCGGTGCCGCTCCTGTGCATCGACGGCCGAATCGCCGCCGCGCTCGGCGTTCGGATCATGGAACCGTTCACGCCCATCTGCGGAGAAGCGACCGTCGACGTCACATGGAAGTCCGCCGCTCTATCGGGACAAGGCGGACTGACCGATATCTTCAATATGAAGCACTCGCCGCCGTGA
- the hpt gene encoding hypoxanthine phosphoribosyltransferase, protein MNVTAQESLLGDVVFDSKQIASAVQRLAAAITRDYAGEPIMLVGILKGAILFYADLMRALGAHPLTLDFMVVSSYGSGRDGGKGNVRLLKDLDQKPAGKHVLLVEDIVDEGLTLEYLLNNLRSREPRTLRAVALMDKPFHRIAPVPIDYIGLTAPDEFLVGYGLDYQEGFRNLPYICKLKRPPKS, encoded by the coding sequence GTGAACGTCACAGCACAGGAATCACTGCTGGGCGACGTGGTTTTCGACTCCAAACAAATTGCGAGCGCTGTCCAGCGTTTGGCTGCTGCCATCACTCGCGATTACGCCGGCGAGCCGATCATGCTCGTCGGAATTCTCAAGGGAGCTATCCTCTTCTATGCGGATCTGATGCGCGCGTTGGGCGCGCACCCGCTGACGTTGGACTTCATGGTCGTCAGCTCATATGGAAGCGGCCGCGACGGCGGCAAGGGCAACGTGCGCCTGCTCAAGGATCTCGATCAAAAACCCGCCGGCAAACACGTGCTGCTCGTCGAAGATATCGTCGACGAAGGGCTAACGCTCGAATACCTGTTGAACAACCTCCGCAGTCGCGAGCCGCGCACCTTACGCGCGGTCGCTTTGATGGATAAACCCTTTCACCGGATCGCGCCGGTGCCGATAGACTATATAGGGCTGACCGCGCCCGACGAATTCTTGGTAGGGTACGGTTTGGATTACCAAGAAGGCTTCAGAAATCTGCCTTATATTTGTAAGCTGAAACGCCCCCCCAAATCGTAG
- the ftsH gene encoding ATP-dependent zinc metalloprotease FtsH has product MARIGRAMAWWVGIVILLLLVFSWYQQNGKQQQQQPAYSVLITQIATNPAKFAKVVLSDGLATATMTDNTKEIVNTPPGKSDQLQQLLDKNHILYSFDNNTTNTLGLQVLFSVIPVVVLVAIIVFFLRQAQSGGSQALSFGRSRAKLHSENRSKVTFADVAGVDEAKEELAEVVEFLKYPKKFQSLGARIPKGLLLLGPPGSGKTLLARAIAGEAGVPFYSISGSDFVEMFVGVGASRVRDLFEQAKKTAPCIVFIDEIDAVGRQRGAGLGGGHDEREQTLNQLLVEMDGFDMNAGVILIAATNRPDVLDPALLRPGRFDRQVVVDRADVVGRAQILAVHARNKPLAQDVKLEVLARRTPGFSGADLENLLNEAALLAARSNKTAIDMTDCEEAIDRVIAGPQRKSRIISHREKEIVAYHEGGHALVGKMLPNADPLHKITIIPRGMALGITMQLPTEDRYLMSRAEIIDRITVLLGGRVAEELIFHECTTGAQDDFQKATSLARKMVMEFGMSAKLGPLALGRKHEQVFLGRDFAEERNYSEEVAGQIDTEVRAIIDACYTHAYQLLETNIDKLHRLAEALLDRETVEAEEVDRLLSDPSPSPIAAEQPRSADKGRPIPDEIAAAAAKPPDEKARTKPAGLPFPPPEPA; this is encoded by the coding sequence TTGGCTAGAATCGGTCGCGCGATGGCATGGTGGGTGGGCATCGTGATCTTGCTGCTCCTCGTTTTTAGCTGGTATCAGCAAAACGGCAAGCAACAGCAGCAGCAGCCCGCCTACAGCGTCCTCATAACCCAGATCGCGACGAATCCCGCCAAATTCGCCAAGGTCGTGCTCAGCGACGGGCTCGCCACGGCCACGATGACCGACAACACGAAAGAGATCGTCAACACACCGCCGGGCAAGTCGGACCAACTTCAACAGCTGCTCGACAAAAATCACATCTTGTACAGCTTCGATAATAACACCACCAACACGCTTGGTCTCCAAGTGCTCTTCAGCGTGATACCGGTGGTCGTGCTCGTGGCCATCATCGTCTTCTTTCTCCGGCAGGCGCAGTCGGGCGGAAGCCAAGCGTTGTCGTTTGGACGAAGCCGTGCGAAGCTGCATTCGGAGAACCGTTCGAAGGTGACGTTCGCCGATGTCGCCGGTGTCGACGAGGCTAAGGAAGAACTGGCCGAAGTCGTCGAGTTCCTCAAGTACCCGAAAAAATTTCAATCGCTGGGCGCGCGCATACCCAAGGGCCTGCTTCTGCTCGGGCCGCCGGGCAGCGGCAAGACCTTGCTGGCCCGCGCGATCGCCGGTGAGGCCGGCGTGCCGTTCTACAGCATCTCGGGATCCGATTTCGTCGAGATGTTCGTCGGTGTCGGCGCGTCGCGCGTGCGCGATCTGTTCGAACAGGCCAAGAAGACCGCGCCGTGCATCGTGTTCATCGACGAGATCGATGCGGTCGGACGCCAGCGCGGCGCCGGCTTGGGCGGCGGCCACGACGAACGCGAACAGACGCTGAATCAATTGCTCGTCGAGATGGACGGCTTCGATATGAACGCCGGCGTCATCCTGATCGCAGCCACCAACCGCCCAGACGTGCTCGACCCCGCTCTGCTGCGTCCTGGCCGGTTCGACCGGCAAGTCGTGGTCGACCGTGCCGACGTCGTCGGGCGCGCCCAGATACTCGCCGTGCACGCGCGCAACAAGCCGCTGGCTCAGGACGTCAAGCTGGAAGTGCTCGCTCGCCGCACGCCCGGTTTTTCCGGCGCGGACCTCGAGAATCTTTTGAACGAAGCGGCGCTGCTCGCCGCCCGGTCCAACAAGACCGCCATCGACATGACCGATTGCGAAGAAGCCATCGATCGCGTCATCGCCGGCCCGCAACGCAAGAGCCGCATCATCTCACATCGTGAGAAAGAGATCGTGGCCTATCACGAAGGCGGCCACGCGCTTGTCGGCAAGATGCTGCCCAACGCCGACCCGCTGCATAAGATCACCATCATCCCGCGCGGCATGGCTCTCGGGATCACGATGCAGCTGCCTACCGAAGACCGCTACCTGATGTCGCGCGCTGAGATCATCGACCGGATCACGGTGCTCCTTGGCGGGCGCGTTGCCGAAGAGCTCATCTTTCACGAGTGCACGACCGGGGCGCAAGACGATTTTCAAAAGGCCACCAGCCTGGCGCGGAAGATGGTCATGGAGTTCGGCATGAGCGCGAAACTCGGCCCGCTCGCGCTCGGACGAAAACACGAACAAGTATTCCTCGGACGCGATTTCGCCGAAGAGCGCAACTATTCCGAAGAGGTCGCGGGTCAGATCGACACCGAGGTGCGCGCGATCATCGACGCGTGCTACACCCACGCTTACCAATTGCTTGAAACGAACATCGACAAACTGCACCGCCTTGCCGAAGCGCTGCTCGACCGCGAGACGGTCGAGGCCGAAGAGGTCGACCGGCTGCTCTCCGATCCATCACCCAGCCCGATCGCAGCCGAGCAACCCCGGTCTGCCGACAAAGGGCGACCGATACCAGACGAGATCGCGGCCGCCGCCGCGAAACCGCCGGACGAAAAGGCGCGCACAAAACCCGCGGGACTTCCGTTCCCGCCTCCCGAGCCCGCATAA
- a CDS encoding insulinase family protein, whose translation MTYSSRGALAALFFSTLLLAVAQIPAVAAGDTASQLTQSGQRPDGLTYRIIGGGASPTEAIEIWFRCPADGYDGSRPGIARLAALAIADDNRGGASLRDIANASGGEVAIQVFPAATEIGIVVPAYLAGAVQDAMLTRIFHPSLGDDAIKSAKLRMAEQLSLAGVEPDIYLRERLFASIFANGPYRDSTFGTAATLDKMSLTDVQEYIADAFRPANAIVASAGLGSMDVYGAIATSSATTGQSQPLPHSSVRTSFEPVVLPVDSSTSVRAVALGWVGPPISDQRAATAMDFLSDYLMRDGYGTAALALAKAQPESEFDGQFITLQDPGIMFVGMWGTGLDRRGAVSAIRAAVQRVVDAPLSDADFARASIAFQTHLLHDMDGPQPVADNVGWYFAQGATAYTPVDMIFGTGGYEAAARSLTPGFVHDIARRYLSPEPAVVTSPDTGGSIAWIAPKQGDR comes from the coding sequence ATGACGTATTCATCGCGCGGCGCCCTCGCCGCGCTTTTCTTCTCGACCTTGCTGCTAGCGGTCGCACAGATTCCGGCGGTCGCGGCGGGCGATACGGCTTCGCAATTGACCCAATCGGGCCAACGTCCGGATGGACTCACCTACCGCATCATCGGCGGCGGAGCGTCGCCGACCGAAGCGATCGAGATCTGGTTTCGTTGCCCAGCCGACGGCTACGATGGATCGCGGCCGGGTATCGCGCGTTTGGCGGCGCTTGCCATCGCCGACGACAACCGCGGCGGCGCGAGTCTGCGCGACATCGCAAACGCGAGCGGTGGTGAAGTCGCGATCCAAGTATTTCCCGCCGCGACCGAGATCGGCATCGTCGTTCCCGCCTATCTAGCGGGCGCGGTGCAAGACGCGATGCTGACGCGCATCTTCCATCCGTCGCTTGGCGATGATGCGATAAAGAGCGCGAAGCTGCGCATGGCGGAGCAATTATCGCTCGCCGGCGTCGAGCCCGACATCTATTTGCGCGAGCGGCTGTTCGCCTCGATCTTCGCGAACGGCCCCTATCGCGATTCCACATTCGGCACTGCCGCCACGCTTGACAAGATGTCGCTGACGGACGTCCAGGAGTATATCGCTGATGCGTTTCGGCCCGCCAACGCGATCGTCGCGAGCGCAGGGCTCGGCTCGATGGACGTATACGGCGCGATCGCGACCTCGAGCGCAACGACCGGTCAGAGCCAGCCGTTGCCGCACTCGAGCGTTCGGACGTCCTTCGAGCCTGTGGTCTTGCCCGTGGACTCGTCCACTTCGGTGAGAGCGGTCGCCCTCGGCTGGGTTGGTCCTCCGATCAGCGACCAACGAGCGGCCACGGCGATGGATTTTCTGTCCGACTATCTGATGCGCGACGGCTACGGCACGGCGGCGCTCGCGCTTGCGAAGGCGCAACCGGAGTCGGAGTTTGACGGCCAGTTCATCACGCTACAGGATCCAGGCATCATGTTCGTGGGCATGTGGGGGACTGGGCTCGATCGACGCGGCGCCGTTAGCGCGATCCGCGCGGCCGTTCAGCGCGTCGTCGACGCACCGCTTTCCGATGCGGATTTCGCGCGGGCGTCGATCGCCTTCCAGACGCATCTGCTGCACGATATGGATGGTCCGCAGCCGGTGGCCGACAACGTGGGCTGGTACTTCGCGCAAGGCGCCACGGCGTACACGCCGGTCGACATGATTTTCGGTACGGGCGGCTACGAGGCTGCGGCCCGGTCGTTGACGCCCGGATTCGTGCACGACATCGCACGCCGCTACCTCTCGCCGGAGCCGGCCGTGGTAACGTCACCCGATACCGGCGGCTCGATCGCCTGGATCGCCCCAAAACAAGGAGATCGTTGA